The proteins below are encoded in one region of Berryella intestinalis:
- the hcp gene encoding hydroxylamine reductase: MESKMYCYQCQETAGCSACTVSGVCGKSPETANLQDLLMFATRNLARVTTALRAQGAEIDNAVNYMVTENLFVTITNANFDNEAISARIGQTVKATLELNARLGDAAIDAWDGEGDWDALSSQVGVMATENEDVRSLRELITYGLKGMAAYNHHVNAFGTFLPEVDAFLQDALAKTRDDSLSADALIALTLETGKYGVDVMAALDAANTGAYGNPEITSVNIGVRNNPAILVSGHDLHDLEMLLEQTQGTGVDVYTHSEMLPAHYYPQFKKYENLVGNYGNAWWKQREEFKSFNGPILFTTNCIVPPRGEVAERIYTTGASGFEGCPHIEADENGRKDFSALIEHAKRCEPPVQIEEGSIVGGFAHNQVLALADAVVDAVKAGAIKKFVVMAGCDGRAKSRNYYTDFAKALPKDAVILTAGCAKYKYNKLDLGDINGIPRVLDAGQCNDSYSLAVIAMKLQEVFGLDDINDLPIVYNIAWYEQKAVIVLLALLHLGVKNIHLGPTLPAFLSPTVAGVLVENFGIAGIGTVEDDLALFFGEEAAAAAKADAITADMLVGEIIRKHPGAVAILEAAGMGCMGCPASQSESLADAALVHGLAVEPILEKLNA, translated from the coding sequence ATGGAATCCAAGATGTATTGCTATCAGTGCCAGGAGACGGCCGGTTGCAGCGCCTGCACCGTTTCCGGCGTGTGCGGAAAATCCCCCGAGACCGCGAACCTGCAGGATCTCCTGATGTTCGCGACGCGCAACCTCGCTCGCGTGACTACCGCTTTGCGCGCCCAGGGAGCCGAGATCGACAACGCAGTGAACTATATGGTGACCGAGAACCTGTTCGTCACCATCACCAACGCCAATTTCGACAACGAGGCCATCAGCGCCCGCATCGGCCAGACCGTGAAGGCCACCCTCGAGCTGAACGCCCGGCTGGGCGACGCCGCCATCGACGCATGGGATGGCGAAGGTGACTGGGATGCGCTGTCTTCCCAGGTCGGCGTCATGGCAACCGAGAACGAGGACGTCCGGAGCCTGCGCGAGCTCATCACCTACGGCCTGAAGGGCATGGCGGCTTACAACCACCATGTCAACGCGTTCGGCACGTTCCTCCCCGAGGTCGATGCGTTCTTGCAGGATGCCCTTGCCAAGACCCGCGACGACTCCCTGAGCGCCGATGCGCTGATCGCGCTTACCCTCGAGACCGGCAAGTACGGTGTGGACGTCATGGCCGCCCTGGATGCCGCGAACACCGGCGCATACGGCAACCCCGAGATCACCAGCGTGAACATCGGCGTGCGCAACAACCCCGCCATCCTCGTTTCCGGTCACGACCTGCACGATCTCGAGATGCTGCTCGAGCAGACCCAGGGCACGGGCGTGGACGTGTACACGCACTCCGAGATGCTGCCCGCGCACTATTATCCCCAGTTCAAAAAGTACGAGAACCTGGTGGGCAACTACGGTAACGCCTGGTGGAAGCAGCGCGAGGAGTTCAAGAGCTTCAACGGCCCCATCCTGTTCACCACGAACTGCATCGTTCCCCCGCGCGGCGAGGTGGCCGAGCGCATCTACACCACCGGGGCGTCGGGTTTCGAGGGTTGCCCTCATATCGAGGCCGATGAGAACGGCCGCAAGGATTTCAGCGCCCTGATCGAGCACGCGAAGCGCTGCGAGCCCCCGGTCCAGATCGAAGAGGGGTCCATCGTCGGCGGGTTCGCCCACAACCAGGTGCTCGCGCTCGCCGACGCCGTGGTCGACGCGGTGAAGGCCGGAGCCATCAAGAAGTTCGTCGTCATGGCCGGTTGCGACGGCCGCGCGAAGAGCCGCAACTACTACACCGACTTCGCCAAGGCGCTTCCGAAAGACGCCGTCATCCTCACGGCGGGTTGCGCGAAGTACAAGTACAACAAGCTCGACCTGGGCGACATCAACGGCATCCCGCGCGTTCTGGATGCAGGCCAGTGCAACGACTCGTATTCGCTTGCGGTCATCGCGATGAAGCTCCAGGAAGTGTTCGGCCTCGACGACATCAACGACCTTCCCATCGTCTACAACATCGCCTGGTACGAGCAGAAGGCCGTTATCGTGCTTCTCGCCCTGCTCCACCTGGGCGTGAAGAACATCCACCTCGGGCCCACCCTGCCGGCGTTCCTCTCGCCGACGGTTGCCGGCGTCCTCGTCGAGAACTTCGGCATTGCCGGCATCGGCACGGTGGAAGACGACCTCGCTCTGTTCTTCGGCGAAGAGGCAGCCGCTGCCGCCAAGGCAGACGCCATCACCGCCGATATGCTGGTGGGCGAGATCATCCGCAAGCATCCCGGTGCGGTCGCCATCCTGGAGGCCGCCGGAATGGGCTGCATGGGCTGCCCCGCTTCGCAAAGCGAATCGCTGGCCGATGCGGCGCTCGTCCACGGCCTGGCCGTCGAGCCCATCCTCGAGAAGCTGAACGCCTAG
- a CDS encoding transglutaminase domain-containing protein — MRKKILASALASVVLAFTALSPVTALAAEGDAIDKLRESTDDPFTMMEGVQTIGQDEALTIPTSVKRSSVEKDVNGEQKMFRLYADTNFEIELPIQIEYGFQEIVVGPNDGFGERISDDYLVGNNAVEKGGIEKTIASSAREVVGFGGWGSLPIYYLVQYNDTDTGRLLERPVVRRIRVSDDNLLPAPQHVQCTQREDGSLDVTWDPVEGAVGYKIVTMKNYPLPDSGKAELAPRLVGLSEDTSWNSDEYTPLSSEVNCVFHDRERSKGSEGSGFDAVATEALRNGPGRTLAVIAVGDNKTSYLSDPIDIEGILANVPISINETAWKKLMGGSSAALDGLASVPSTVPVLMADGRTRSYPVVFDVEHATLQGDRLGVKAAVGSSKLLCGFTVDNVDPATYKEKLEELNKEAREGLLTGAGVLEIGYPSDIGDAKIADTYPKTDVEPVGTMSLTKYLAANMMNGEEVIDVSRFPEADDPHTLRMAFEEVYGLNPTVPMFSRYSFSRARGGVVGVTYLLESKDRLNGFKESAASADDVIARIITPGMSERDKVIAINDWIAANATYDYESNRDIVAKPDDVSDHQATGVFVEGKAVCEGYAQAFQILAQKAGLTSMVVTGEATSSNEGHAWNQVKVDGQWYSVDSTWNDTEGRRTPNRYLLLPMDDEKMSSTHSWGDPVFKSRL; from the coding sequence ATGCGCAAGAAGATTCTCGCCTCCGCACTCGCCTCCGTTGTCCTGGCATTCACGGCTCTCTCGCCCGTGACGGCGCTCGCCGCCGAGGGCGATGCCATCGATAAGCTGCGCGAAAGCACCGACGACCCCTTCACGATGATGGAGGGTGTGCAGACCATCGGTCAGGATGAGGCGCTGACCATCCCCACCTCGGTGAAGCGCTCTTCGGTGGAGAAGGACGTAAACGGCGAGCAGAAGATGTTTCGCCTGTACGCCGACACGAACTTCGAGATCGAGCTCCCCATCCAGATCGAGTACGGCTTCCAGGAGATCGTGGTGGGCCCTAACGACGGTTTCGGCGAGCGGATAAGCGACGACTACCTCGTCGGCAACAACGCCGTGGAAAAGGGCGGCATCGAGAAGACGATCGCGTCCTCTGCGCGCGAAGTGGTGGGATTCGGCGGATGGGGCAGCCTGCCGATCTACTACCTGGTGCAGTACAACGACACCGATACCGGCCGCCTGTTGGAGCGCCCGGTGGTGCGCCGCATTCGCGTTTCCGATGACAACCTCCTTCCCGCCCCGCAGCATGTCCAGTGCACGCAGCGCGAAGACGGCTCGCTCGACGTCACGTGGGATCCCGTGGAAGGGGCCGTCGGCTACAAGATCGTCACGATGAAGAACTATCCCCTTCCCGATAGCGGGAAAGCGGAATTGGCGCCGCGGCTCGTCGGCCTTTCGGAGGACACCTCGTGGAACTCCGACGAATACACGCCTTTGTCATCCGAGGTCAACTGCGTTTTCCACGATAGAGAGCGCTCCAAGGGCTCTGAGGGCAGCGGGTTCGACGCCGTTGCGACCGAGGCTTTGCGCAACGGCCCGGGAAGAACCCTGGCGGTGATCGCCGTCGGGGATAACAAGACCTCGTACCTTTCCGACCCCATCGACATCGAGGGCATCCTGGCAAACGTTCCGATCTCCATCAACGAGACGGCTTGGAAGAAGCTCATGGGCGGCTCCTCTGCCGCTCTGGATGGACTCGCCTCTGTTCCCAGCACGGTTCCCGTGCTCATGGCCGATGGCCGCACGCGCTCGTATCCGGTGGTTTTCGATGTCGAGCATGCCACGCTGCAAGGAGATCGCCTCGGCGTGAAGGCCGCTGTTGGCTCATCCAAGCTCTTGTGCGGCTTCACCGTGGACAACGTGGATCCCGCAACCTACAAGGAGAAGCTGGAGGAGCTGAACAAGGAGGCTCGGGAAGGCCTTCTGACGGGAGCCGGCGTGCTGGAGATCGGCTATCCCTCCGATATCGGCGATGCGAAAATCGCCGACACGTACCCGAAGACCGACGTGGAGCCGGTGGGGACGATGAGCCTCACGAAGTACCTTGCCGCCAACATGATGAACGGCGAAGAGGTGATCGACGTTTCGCGCTTCCCGGAAGCCGACGACCCGCATACGTTGCGGATGGCGTTCGAAGAGGTCTACGGACTGAACCCCACGGTTCCGATGTTTTCCAGGTACTCCTTCAGCCGGGCGCGAGGCGGCGTGGTCGGAGTGACCTATCTACTTGAATCCAAGGATCGCCTCAACGGGTTCAAGGAAAGCGCTGCTTCAGCGGACGATGTGATTGCCCGCATCATCACGCCGGGCATGAGCGAACGCGACAAGGTGATCGCCATCAACGACTGGATCGCCGCCAACGCAACCTACGATTACGAGTCGAACAGAGACATTGTCGCGAAGCCGGACGATGTGTCGGATCACCAGGCGACGGGTGTTTTCGTAGAGGGCAAGGCCGTGTGCGAGGGTTACGCCCAGGCATTCCAGATCCTGGCCCAGAAGGCAGGGTTGACCTCCATGGTCGTGACGGGCGAAGCCACTTCCAGCAACGAGGGCCATGCATGGAACCAGGTCAAGGTCGATGGTCAGTGGTATTCCGTCGATTCCACATGGAACGACACCGAGGGGCGCAGAACGCCGAACAGATACCTCCTGCTGCCGATGGACGACGAGAAGATGTCTTCCACCCATAGCTGGGGAGACCCGGTATTCAAGTCGCGTTTGTGA
- a CDS encoding helix-turn-helix transcriptional regulator, with translation MGKQIGDIGSERPCVDEHLHTGSLSAFRSVHLSTLVFAFFGIGFYRLWYQFNFYNLHFSVDLGMVTVAANVVRVGVIFLLVLLVHRAGFTRARRGVFVWSGFVLMTASSLLYLIDLFFGQASFESLRIVVGGIGLVGGEVIWIFFLERLKPAQVFLYAAGGLALSCVLSLAMGYLDPAVAGMVNLFVPAFSVFSYWQAMSELDKCPNPADRDALYEEPRQLFGIVQIVAAFFLYALLLGVALGYPDGRLRELSQTARSAHQVLVVVLLCVVVWFVLVRGRGFKLSGYWLFQNTLMMASICFLMSGAHLAEEASTFLLTNAITCFYIPLVYFICLIARHVRWPATLVYAAVYGGSLLFMACGRIVVYFVGPTLDHSLWLLIVMAVLVLVESTLVIRPRLMGDTVLGFELDRIEAKGPVAGRPPSPSLGVRGGSDFAAAYGLTEVEASIIRLIAQGRSRSFIADTLNYSENTIRNYTRSAYRKVGVHSKQELIDRVVEFSNDRGPTRERG, from the coding sequence ATGGGAAAACAGATCGGGGACATCGGCTCTGAGCGACCGTGCGTTGACGAGCACCTGCATACCGGGTCGCTTTCGGCGTTCAGATCGGTTCACCTCTCCACTCTCGTTTTCGCCTTTTTCGGTATCGGCTTCTATCGGCTGTGGTACCAGTTCAACTTCTACAACCTGCACTTCTCCGTCGATCTCGGGATGGTCACGGTCGCCGCCAACGTCGTGCGCGTAGGTGTGATCTTCCTGCTGGTGCTGTTGGTTCATCGAGCTGGGTTCACGCGCGCCAGGCGCGGGGTCTTCGTCTGGTCGGGGTTCGTCCTCATGACCGCTTCGAGCCTTCTGTACCTGATCGATCTGTTCTTCGGCCAAGCGTCTTTCGAATCTTTGCGCATCGTCGTCGGAGGTATCGGCCTGGTGGGTGGGGAAGTGATATGGATCTTCTTCCTCGAGCGCCTGAAGCCTGCGCAGGTGTTCCTGTACGCGGCGGGCGGTCTGGCGCTTTCCTGCGTTCTGTCGCTTGCGATGGGGTACCTCGATCCCGCTGTTGCCGGGATGGTGAACCTGTTCGTGCCCGCTTTCTCGGTGTTTTCGTATTGGCAGGCGATGTCGGAGCTGGATAAGTGCCCCAACCCGGCCGATCGCGACGCGCTGTACGAAGAGCCCCGGCAGCTTTTCGGGATCGTGCAGATCGTAGCGGCCTTCTTTCTGTACGCGCTGTTGCTCGGCGTCGCTCTGGGATACCCTGATGGGAGATTGCGCGAGCTATCCCAAACGGCACGGTCCGCCCATCAGGTCCTCGTCGTCGTTTTGCTGTGCGTTGTGGTGTGGTTCGTCCTCGTTAGGGGCAGAGGGTTCAAGCTCTCGGGCTACTGGCTTTTCCAGAATACGCTGATGATGGCGAGCATCTGCTTTTTGATGAGCGGCGCTCACCTGGCCGAGGAAGCCAGCACGTTTCTCCTCACCAACGCCATTACGTGTTTCTACATCCCGTTGGTGTATTTCATATGCCTGATCGCCCGCCATGTCCGATGGCCGGCGACGCTGGTGTACGCGGCGGTGTACGGAGGGTCGCTCCTATTCATGGCCTGCGGGCGGATCGTGGTGTACTTCGTCGGCCCGACGCTCGACCACAGCTTGTGGCTGCTGATCGTGATGGCGGTTTTGGTGTTGGTCGAATCCACCCTCGTCATTAGGCCGCGGCTTATGGGGGATACGGTGCTGGGGTTCGAGTTGGACAGGATCGAAGCGAAGGGACCGGTGGCCGGTCGGCCCCCTTCTCCTTCCCTGGGTGTACGGGGCGGTTCCGATTTTGCCGCAGCATACGGTCTGACCGAGGTCGAAGCATCGATCATTCGGTTGATCGCCCAAGGTAGGAGCAGGAGCTTCATCGCAGACACGCTCAACTACTCGGAGAACACCATCAGGAACTACACGCGTTCGGCGTATCGCAAGGTGGGGGTTCATTCAAAGCAGGAGCTCATCGATAGGGTGGTGGAATTCTCCAACGATCGGGGCCCGACGCGGGAGCGCGGATGA
- a CDS encoding ABC-F family ATP-binding cassette domain-containing protein → MAFLLGCEKVGLEFPTKTVFESVSLGVDEGARVGIVGRNGDGKSMLLSLLAGAVDPDAGRVVRTRGVTVGLLSQTDELSDDDTVHHAIVGDRPEYEWAASPTIRSIIGGLAGDIPWEGRVGDLSGGQRRRVDLARLLVGDWDVLMLDEPTNHLDVRAIAWLADHLKHRWKEGQGALLVVTHDRWFLDEVCLNMWEVHDRIVEPFEGGFSAYIMQRVERDRVAAVMEERRQNKLRRELAWLSRGARARSTKPKFHVAAAQALIADVPPLRNEIELKRMAVARLGKEVIDFKGVSVSFGDRRVLDDITWIIGPGDRIGLVGCNGAGKTTLLRTLQGLQQPSAGRVKIGKTVRFAVLSQHLDELTSFGSDRVRVVIGRYHTRVMLDGKEQTPAQLLERLGFTKSDLNEPVCDLSGGQKRRLALMLILLDEPNVLILDEPGNDLDVDMLASVEDLLDGWPGTLVLVTHDRYLMERVTDDQYALIGGRLRHLPGGVGEYLALADEEESAMRERAGSHQPAHPASASPAAPARSKGLSNAEERALKKLVLSLDRKMSTARKKIDELQASMFEVDPTDFVGLGEVQSRIDEVRAQLEEYELEWLEASEKLEG, encoded by the coding sequence ATGGCATTTCTGCTTGGCTGCGAGAAGGTCGGTCTCGAATTCCCGACGAAAACCGTGTTCGAATCCGTGTCGCTGGGAGTCGACGAGGGTGCGCGCGTGGGCATCGTCGGAAGGAACGGGGACGGTAAGTCGATGCTTCTGTCGCTGCTTGCCGGCGCGGTCGACCCCGATGCGGGACGCGTGGTCCGCACGCGCGGTGTGACCGTGGGGCTGCTCAGCCAAACCGACGAACTGTCGGACGACGATACGGTTCACCATGCGATCGTGGGAGATCGGCCCGAATACGAATGGGCGGCCTCTCCGACGATCCGGTCGATCATCGGCGGCCTTGCGGGCGACATCCCCTGGGAGGGCCGCGTGGGAGATCTGTCCGGAGGCCAGCGTCGGCGCGTCGATCTGGCCCGGCTGCTGGTGGGGGACTGGGACGTCCTCATGCTGGACGAACCTACGAACCATCTGGACGTGCGCGCCATCGCCTGGCTCGCCGACCATCTGAAGCACCGCTGGAAGGAAGGCCAGGGGGCCCTGCTGGTGGTTACGCACGATCGATGGTTCCTCGACGAGGTGTGCCTGAACATGTGGGAGGTGCACGACCGCATAGTCGAGCCGTTCGAGGGCGGGTTCTCCGCCTACATCATGCAGCGCGTCGAGCGCGACAGGGTGGCGGCGGTTATGGAAGAGCGTCGGCAGAACAAGCTGAGGCGCGAGCTGGCGTGGCTCTCGCGCGGCGCCCGTGCCCGGTCGACCAAGCCCAAGTTCCACGTCGCGGCCGCTCAGGCGCTTATCGCTGACGTTCCCCCGCTGCGAAACGAGATCGAGCTGAAGCGGATGGCGGTCGCGCGGCTGGGCAAGGAGGTCATCGACTTCAAGGGGGTGTCGGTGTCGTTCGGCGATCGCCGCGTTCTCGACGACATCACCTGGATAATCGGCCCGGGGGACCGCATCGGGTTGGTGGGATGCAACGGCGCGGGCAAAACCACGCTGCTGCGCACCCTGCAGGGACTTCAGCAACCTTCGGCCGGCCGCGTCAAAATCGGCAAAACCGTGAGGTTCGCAGTGCTGTCCCAGCATCTCGACGAGCTGACCTCGTTCGGAAGCGATCGCGTGCGCGTGGTGATCGGGCGCTACCATACGCGCGTGATGCTGGACGGCAAGGAGCAGACGCCCGCCCAGCTGCTCGAGCGTTTGGGTTTCACGAAAAGCGATCTGAACGAGCCGGTGTGCGACCTGTCGGGCGGCCAGAAGCGCCGCCTCGCCCTGATGCTGATCCTTCTCGACGAGCCGAACGTGCTCATCCTCGACGAACCGGGAAACGACCTCGATGTCGATATGCTAGCATCGGTCGAAGACCTGCTGGATGGTTGGCCTGGCACGTTGGTGCTGGTCACTCACGATCGCTACCTCATGGAGCGTGTGACCGACGACCAGTATGCGCTGATCGGCGGGCGTCTTCGGCATCTGCCCGGAGGCGTGGGCGAATACCTCGCTTTGGCGGATGAAGAGGAATCGGCGATGCGCGAGCGCGCAGGGTCCCACCAGCCGGCGCACCCCGCTTCGGCGTCTCCCGCCGCACCCGCTCGATCGAAGGGGCTGTCCAACGCCGAGGAGCGCGCGCTGAAGAAGCTGGTGCTGTCGCTCGATCGCAAGATGTCCACCGCACGCAAGAAGATCGACGAGCTGCAGGCCTCGATGTTCGAGGTCGATCCGACGGATTTCGTCGGGTTGGGCGAGGTCCAGTCCCGAATAGACGAAGTGCGGGCGCAGCTTGAGGAATACGAGCTGGAATGGCTGGAAGCATCGGAGAAGCTGGAAGGGTAG
- the leuB gene encoding 3-isopropylmalate dehydrogenase, whose product MANYNVCTLPGDGIGPEIIAEGIKVLDAVGAKYGATFSYDERLIGGAAIDATGNPLPEETLEAARTADAVLLAAVGGPKWDTTDSSKPRPEQGLLAIRKGLGLYTNLRPVRTFAALSDASSLKPEVIDGVDLMIVRELTGGLYFGKRERFFDEDGAGADGAKGQRAYDTLEYREYEIERIARQAFEMAKVRNGRVHSIDKANVLDTSRLWREVVHRVAAEYPEVELIDMLVDNTAMQLIAYPRQFDVVVTENMFGDILSDEASMLTGSLGMLASASLGDGTALYEPSHGSAPDIAGRGIANPLAQILSVEMMLRYSFDMADAADDIARAVAEVLDEGWRTGDIKQADTDPNQVVGTERMGDLVVAHL is encoded by the coding sequence ATGGCCAATTACAACGTTTGCACGCTGCCGGGCGACGGCATCGGCCCCGAGATCATCGCCGAGGGCATCAAGGTCCTCGATGCGGTGGGCGCCAAGTACGGCGCGACGTTCAGCTATGACGAGCGGCTCATCGGGGGAGCTGCCATCGACGCGACCGGAAACCCGCTTCCGGAAGAGACGCTGGAAGCCGCCCGAACCGCCGACGCTGTGCTGCTGGCTGCGGTGGGAGGTCCGAAATGGGACACCACCGATTCGTCGAAGCCCCGTCCCGAACAAGGGTTGCTGGCTATCCGCAAGGGGCTGGGGCTCTACACCAACCTGCGCCCGGTGCGCACGTTCGCCGCGCTTTCCGACGCTTCCTCGCTGAAGCCCGAGGTCATCGACGGCGTCGATCTGATGATTGTGCGCGAGCTGACGGGTGGGCTGTACTTCGGCAAGCGCGAGCGCTTCTTCGACGAAGACGGCGCCGGCGCAGACGGGGCCAAGGGGCAGCGCGCCTACGACACGCTCGAGTACCGCGAATACGAGATCGAGCGCATCGCCCGCCAGGCGTTCGAGATGGCGAAGGTGCGCAACGGGCGCGTCCACTCCATCGACAAGGCCAACGTGTTGGATACCAGCCGCCTGTGGCGCGAGGTGGTCCACCGCGTGGCGGCCGAGTACCCCGAGGTCGAACTGATCGACATGCTGGTGGATAACACGGCCATGCAGCTGATCGCCTATCCCCGCCAGTTCGACGTCGTGGTGACCGAGAACATGTTCGGCGATATCCTGTCCGACGAGGCGTCCATGCTCACCGGATCGCTGGGGATGCTGGCCAGCGCGAGCTTGGGCGACGGCACGGCGCTGTACGAGCCCAGCCACGGAAGCGCGCCCGATATCGCGGGGCGCGGCATCGCCAACCCGCTGGCGCAGATCCTCTCCGTCGAGATGATGCTGCGCTACAGCTTCGACATGGCCGACGCCGCCGACGACATCGCCCGCGCGGTCGCCGAGGTCTTGGACGAAGGGTGGCGCACGGGCGATATCAAGCAGGCCGACACCGATCCCAACCAGGTGGTGGGAACGGAGCGGATGGGCGATCTGGTGGTCGCCCACCTGTAG
- a CDS encoding MerR family transcriptional regulator, with translation MYLIKEAAAISGVSVRTLHHYDRIGLLVPHKGENGYRYYTEEDLEALQSILFYKYLGFSLSDARDLLERAKADRIGMLEQQLSLLKGEQRRLASLIRTLEKTIRYHKGETTMTTEEKFSGLSWKDGLKYTEEARKRYGDEAIDGALSRQKGREPEVETAFNQVFFALADNLENGLPADAPENLALAETLLGHIRSYAFDCTIEVFGHIGAGYYANPEFRKNIDRFKEGTARYASDAVKAFVERNQG, from the coding sequence GTGTATCTGATCAAGGAAGCCGCTGCGATATCGGGCGTGTCCGTGCGCACGCTGCACCATTACGACCGCATCGGCCTGCTCGTCCCGCACAAGGGAGAAAACGGGTACCGCTATTACACCGAGGAGGATCTTGAAGCGCTTCAGAGCATCCTGTTCTACAAGTACCTGGGCTTTTCCTTGAGCGATGCGCGCGATCTGCTCGAACGGGCGAAAGCCGACCGGATCGGCATGCTCGAACAGCAGCTCTCCCTCCTGAAAGGCGAGCAACGCCGGCTTGCATCGCTCATACGCACCCTGGAAAAAACCATTCGCTACCACAAAGGAGAAACGACCATGACCACCGAAGAGAAATTCTCGGGCCTTTCCTGGAAAGACGGCCTTAAGTACACCGAAGAGGCCAGGAAGCGCTACGGCGACGAAGCGATCGATGGGGCGCTCTCTCGACAGAAAGGGAGGGAACCGGAGGTGGAAACCGCATTCAACCAGGTGTTCTTCGCATTGGCCGACAACCTGGAAAACGGGCTTCCCGCCGACGCGCCGGAAAACCTCGCTCTGGCAGAAACCCTGCTGGGCCATATAAGGAGCTATGCCTTCGACTGCACGATCGAGGTGTTCGGGCACATCGGGGCCGGCTATTACGCCAACCCCGAATTCCGAAAGAACATCGACCGGTTCAAAGAGGGCACGGCCCGCTACGCCAGTGACGCCGTCAAAGCGTTCGTCGAACGCAACCAGGGCTAG
- a CDS encoding flavocytochrome c: MTDRNKGRALDRRTFLKGTVALGVYGGLMGAGLSACSPAKSAAPTAWKAGTYTANVTGHNAPFTMGVTFSDSAITAIDLGANQESLGVGAAALKELSDKAMLYQSSNLDAVTGATLSSMCFQQGLKECSDQAGASKDLAKAAGPEDTIESAYSADVCVIGAGGAGLTAAISAVQAGAKVVVVEKCGITGGSTNVSEGALNAVDPERQSKQNIDDSVDKFYDTTFKGGHEQGTPELIRYLVDNALDSVHWLESLGVQFKEKVGSATGSLGERSHYPATPSGNTYIRAFQAFAEAHADQMTILHETQVTSLIVENGAVAGIKGLHRKKDEITVKAKAVVVATGGFGANVEYRQKVNTGVWADVKLDDTIGCTNIKPCAQGEGLKLAEDAGAQLVGLPDIQLHPCGTPGTGLMEDIRTSGRNRIFVNKDGERFVNEGAERDTLCKAIFAQPDSTYWIVVNKVRYPSETEPDANGATIENMLALEHIVKGESVKDLAAACGMDPEKLQASIDGYNKTVSGQAEDPFGFKANNTADKELTEGPWYACRKVPTVHHTMGGIRIDVDTRALDANGSAVQGLFACGECTGGIHGSNRLGGNAIADCVTFGRAAGKNAAEAALATGN; the protein is encoded by the coding sequence ATGACCGATCGAAACAAGGGTCGAGCGCTCGATCGCCGCACCTTCCTAAAGGGAACGGTTGCACTCGGCGTCTACGGAGGGCTCATGGGCGCAGGGCTAAGCGCGTGCTCGCCCGCCAAATCCGCCGCACCGACGGCCTGGAAGGCGGGAACCTACACGGCGAACGTCACGGGTCACAACGCCCCGTTCACCATGGGAGTCACCTTCTCGGACAGCGCTATCACCGCCATCGACCTCGGAGCCAACCAAGAATCGCTGGGCGTAGGCGCCGCAGCGCTCAAAGAGCTTTCCGATAAGGCGATGCTCTACCAAAGCAGCAACCTCGACGCCGTGACCGGAGCAACCCTTTCCAGCATGTGCTTCCAGCAGGGGTTGAAAGAGTGCTCCGATCAGGCGGGGGCCTCCAAGGATCTCGCGAAAGCCGCCGGGCCCGAAGACACCATCGAATCCGCCTACAGTGCCGATGTATGCGTGATCGGCGCGGGAGGCGCAGGGCTGACTGCCGCCATATCGGCCGTGCAAGCGGGGGCGAAAGTGGTCGTCGTCGAGAAGTGCGGCATCACGGGCGGCTCCACCAACGTCTCGGAAGGGGCGCTGAACGCCGTCGATCCCGAGCGCCAGAGCAAGCAGAACATCGATGACTCCGTCGACAAGTTCTACGACACCACGTTCAAGGGGGGTCACGAGCAGGGCACACCCGAGCTCATCCGCTACCTCGTAGACAACGCCCTCGATTCAGTGCACTGGCTGGAATCTCTGGGCGTCCAATTCAAGGAGAAGGTGGGGTCTGCCACAGGATCGCTGGGCGAGCGCAGCCACTATCCGGCCACTCCCTCGGGCAACACCTACATACGCGCTTTCCAGGCTTTCGCCGAGGCCCACGCCGACCAGATGACCATCCTGCATGAAACCCAGGTCACTTCCCTCATCGTCGAAAACGGCGCCGTTGCAGGGATCAAGGGCCTGCACCGCAAGAAAGACGAAATCACCGTGAAGGCCAAGGCCGTCGTCGTGGCCACGGGCGGATTCGGCGCAAACGTCGAGTACCGACAGAAGGTGAACACCGGCGTGTGGGCCGACGTGAAACTCGACGACACCATCGGCTGCACCAACATCAAGCCCTGTGCGCAGGGAGAGGGCCTGAAGCTCGCCGAGGATGCGGGCGCCCAGCTGGTGGGCCTGCCCGACATCCAGCTGCACCCCTGCGGCACGCCCGGCACCGGCCTCATGGAAGACATCCGCACCTCGGGTCGCAACCGCATCTTCGTCAACAAGGACGGCGAGCGGTTCGTGAACGAAGGGGCCGAGCGCGACACCCTATGCAAGGCCATCTTCGCCCAGCCCGATTCAACCTATTGGATCGTCGTGAACAAGGTGCGCTATCCTTCCGAAACCGAACCCGATGCCAACGGAGCCACCATCGAGAACATGCTGGCTCTCGAGCATATCGTGAAGGGGGAAAGCGTGAAGGACCTGGCCGCAGCGTGCGGCATGGATCCCGAGAAGCTGCAAGCTTCGATCGACGGCTACAACAAGACGGTTTCGGGGCAGGCCGAGGATCCCTTCGGCTTCAAGGCGAACAACACCGCCGACAAGGAGCTGACCGAAGGACCCTGGTACGCTTGCCGCAAAGTCCCCACCGTGCACCACACGATGGGCGGTATCCGCATCGACGTGGACACCCGTGCGCTCGATGCGAACGGATCGGCTGTTCAGGGCCTGTTCGCATGCGGCGAGTGCACCGGGGGCATCCATGGAAGCAACCGCCTCGGCGGAAACGCCATCGCCGACTGCGTGACGTTCGGGCGGGCCGCTGGAAAGAACGCGGCCGAGGCTGCTCTAGCGACAGGCAACTAG